A single Candidatus Neomarinimicrobiota bacterium DNA region contains:
- a CDS encoding SpoIIE family protein phosphatase — protein MLRREELLVSLALIIIFSIMGYLVNQFLGFGEHPILANVVFATLIINLYVPLRSRGRKLVLRLIASTYYERNENFRIILDDLEKVETYRDMLDMVPRTLKSLFESDIVALFVRRKGIFKIESSIAPKPMFLDGITLASEHEILKKLVDTNHHLVNVKYSVNDLQTEPLNVPAMDYRSFKLFQWAIPLKTNNRLAGFILLDKMPMDMQARRSGTLYNFVVDQIAVLLEKRKLYHRIQLEARKQEALTLIANKMAATRNTTRIFNLLLDEVNTIVPFDACGVFLASSEGVNIEKFLQRGYDTRRLNPLKLKIGRGIVGRCIASKKPISIPDVRREKDYLSGRPDSRSELCVPIAGGSIVYGAMNLESNRVAAFSEDDLDFLQTIATQAGVLMERYKIDKHVNMQSGLSEDMAKAESIQKSLLPNEIPAHDEVSFDLRYIPCRQISGDFYDLSSKTEDVFNIGIGDVVGKGISGALIMSNFYAAYLNESQKNLPLATMMTNLNRYLTNETELDEQITFFLSKMDVDEGVVRYVNAGHPAPLIFHEDGSIEHLEAGGPLLGFDPDFTYEMGEVPLRRGDLLLMYTDGVTEIVGSAGQLLDESGLISAVQANLDQNVSVIASNLLEKIEKFNRKSSFEDDVTFIISRYSGGPAEVEKE, from the coding sequence ATGCTTAGACGCGAGGAGCTCCTGGTCTCCCTGGCCCTTATCATCATTTTTTCAATAATGGGCTATCTGGTAAACCAGTTTCTGGGTTTTGGTGAGCACCCCATCCTGGCCAATGTGGTTTTTGCCACCCTGATCATCAATTTGTACGTTCCATTGCGGTCCAGGGGACGTAAACTGGTACTGCGGCTTATTGCATCTACGTATTACGAACGAAATGAAAACTTCCGAATTATCCTGGATGATCTTGAAAAGGTAGAAACTTACCGGGATATGCTGGATATGGTTCCACGTACCCTGAAATCTCTTTTTGAATCCGATATCGTGGCTCTTTTTGTGAGACGCAAAGGGATTTTTAAAATTGAATCCTCCATCGCACCCAAACCCATGTTCCTGGATGGTATCACCCTGGCCAGCGAACACGAAATCCTCAAAAAGCTTGTTGATACCAATCACCATTTAGTGAATGTAAAATACTCTGTCAACGATTTGCAGACTGAACCACTTAATGTACCTGCCATGGATTATCGAAGTTTCAAATTGTTTCAATGGGCTATCCCCTTGAAAACCAATAACCGCCTGGCAGGATTTATTCTGCTGGATAAGATGCCCATGGATATGCAGGCGAGACGCTCAGGAACCCTATATAATTTTGTTGTCGATCAAATTGCTGTTCTGCTGGAAAAACGGAAACTTTACCATCGTATCCAATTGGAAGCCCGGAAACAGGAAGCACTCACGCTTATTGCCAACAAAATGGCGGCAACGCGAAACACAACACGGATATTTAATCTGCTCCTGGACGAGGTAAATACCATTGTCCCCTTTGATGCCTGTGGTGTCTTTCTGGCTTCATCAGAAGGTGTGAATATCGAAAAGTTTCTCCAGCGTGGATATGATACCCGTCGACTAAATCCCTTGAAATTAAAAATTGGCAGGGGGATAGTAGGGAGGTGCATAGCCTCTAAAAAACCTATTTCCATTCCTGATGTGCGCAGAGAAAAAGACTATTTGTCTGGAAGACCAGACTCCCGGTCTGAACTGTGTGTACCCATTGCCGGTGGTTCCATCGTATATGGCGCTATGAATCTGGAATCCAACCGAGTCGCAGCCTTTAGTGAGGATGATCTGGATTTTCTTCAGACCATAGCAACCCAGGCGGGTGTATTGATGGAACGCTATAAAATCGACAAGCATGTCAATATGCAAAGTGGTTTAAGCGAGGATATGGCGAAAGCTGAGAGTATTCAGAAATCACTGCTTCCAAATGAAATTCCCGCCCATGATGAGGTTTCATTTGACCTGAGGTACATTCCATGTCGGCAAATTAGCGGTGATTTTTACGATCTTTCCAGCAAGACCGAGGATGTGTTTAACATTGGTATCGGCGATGTGGTTGGCAAGGGAATCTCAGGTGCGCTTATCATGTCAAATTTTTATGCGGCTTATCTCAATGAAAGTCAAAAAAACCTTCCCCTCGCAACCATGATGACCAATCTGAACAGATATTTAACCAACGAAACTGAGTTGGATGAGCAGATCACCTTTTTCCTATCCAAGATGGATGTTGACGAGGGGGTTGTTCGATATGTGAATGCCGGGCATCCTGCACCACTCATTTTTCACGAAGATGGAAGTATTGAGCATCTTGAGGCCGGGGGTCCACTCCTGGGTTTTGATCCTGATTTCACCTATGAAATGGGAGAGGTTCCTCTGAGGAGGGGCGATTTACTGCTCATGTACACCGATGGTGTCACTGAGATCGTTGGGAGTGCTGGTCAATTGTTGGATGAAAGTGGCCTCATCAGCGCTGTTCAGGCAAATCTTGATCAAAATGTTTCTGTCATTGCAAGTAATCTGTTGGAGAAGATTGAAAAATTTAACCGCAAATCTTCATTCGAGGATGATGTCACATTTATTATAAGCCGGTATTCAGGTGGTCCGGCAGAAGTTGAAAAAGAATAA
- a CDS encoding mannose-1-phosphate guanylyltransferase translates to MSFFAVIMAGGVGKRFWPQSRRATPKQLLPIAGNKSMLRMTIDRLKHFTGDDQILIITNSDQEEAIRLECPDLPDENILIEPEGKNTAPAIGLAAIIIQHRDPDAIMGVFPADHYIKDVKSFSEYMHQGIEIANEMRGLVTFGVVPTRPATGYGYIQYHGRTNPDEPIFAVKAFAEKPDLKTAELFLKSGDFLWNSGMFVWRVDTILQSFQDFLPEIWDSLENIKGAIGKTVWNSVLTVEWATLRSISIDYGVMEKAQNVYVVRVDFSWSDVGSWDAVYEMRKKDKDSNVAKGEVIFHRSENNMVFAEGKTVALVGVDDLVVIDTKDALLIIRRGQTERVKELVDGFEKEKRDSLL, encoded by the coding sequence ATGTCTTTTTTTGCTGTAATAATGGCTGGTGGGGTTGGTAAACGCTTCTGGCCACAGAGCCGTCGGGCTACTCCCAAACAACTTCTTCCCATTGCCGGAAATAAAAGCATGCTGCGCATGACTATTGACCGGCTTAAACATTTCACTGGGGATGATCAGATTCTTATTATCACAAATTCGGATCAGGAAGAGGCGATCCGTCTTGAATGTCCAGATCTACCAGATGAAAATATTCTTATTGAGCCAGAAGGTAAAAATACAGCACCTGCCATTGGTCTGGCAGCCATTATCATCCAGCACCGAGATCCAGATGCCATCATGGGTGTTTTTCCTGCAGATCATTATATTAAGGATGTCAAATCCTTTTCCGAGTACATGCATCAAGGCATTGAAATTGCCAACGAGATGCGGGGGCTGGTCACCTTTGGAGTGGTTCCAACTCGACCGGCAACTGGTTATGGATACATTCAATACCATGGTCGTACCAATCCCGATGAACCTATTTTCGCCGTTAAGGCATTTGCTGAAAAGCCAGACCTGAAAACTGCAGAGCTGTTTTTAAAAAGCGGTGATTTTTTATGGAATAGTGGTATGTTTGTCTGGCGGGTTGATACCATCCTGCAAAGCTTTCAGGATTTCCTGCCAGAAATATGGGACAGCCTGGAAAATATTAAGGGAGCCATTGGCAAAACCGTCTGGAATTCTGTACTTACTGTAGAATGGGCCACACTGCGAAGTATATCCATTGATTATGGCGTCATGGAAAAAGCTCAAAATGTTTATGTCGTTCGAGTCGATTTTTCATGGAGCGATGTAGGCTCGTGGGATGCTGTATATGAAATGCGGAAGAAGGACAAGGACAGCAATGTTGCAAAGGGTGAAGTGATATTTCATAGGTCAGAAAATAATATGGTTTTTGCTGAGGGGAAAACAGTTGCCCTTGTCGGCGTGGATGATCTTGTGGTTATTGATACCAAGGATGCTCTGCTAATCATTCGTCGTGGGCAGACTGAGCGTGTAAAAGAACTGGTGGATGGTTTTGAAAAAGAAAAAAGGGACTCATTGCTATAA
- a CDS encoding diaminopimelate epimerase, producing MSNSLDFYKYVGAGNDFIIFESWNDDLQLSKQQIVDICDRRFGIGADGVMILQSHPSAAFKMNYYNADGSRGEMCGNGARCLVSFAIFRDRVTSSGNFSADDGIHHYRIAGDLVDVEIIVNGELQDWDTPNRGCGFIDTGVPHLIVPVKDTAMEDLDPLGRKMNAHPAHPQGTNVNIVEQVSGSVKVRTWERGVNMETLACGTGAAASAIFAHEKWQLEWPIKLSFPGGELEVDHRGNQYWLKGPAQLVFKGHFSLSKLHRK from the coding sequence ATGAGTAATTCACTTGATTTTTATAAGTATGTCGGCGCAGGCAACGATTTTATCATCTTTGAAAGCTGGAATGATGATTTACAACTTTCTAAGCAACAGATTGTTGATATTTGTGATCGTCGCTTTGGAATAGGTGCCGATGGTGTCATGATTTTGCAGTCTCACCCCTCAGCAGCTTTTAAAATGAATTATTATAATGCCGATGGCTCTCGGGGAGAAATGTGTGGAAATGGTGCACGCTGTCTGGTGAGTTTTGCCATATTCAGAGACAGGGTAACATCTTCAGGTAATTTTTCAGCAGATGATGGGATTCACCATTATCGTATTGCAGGTGATTTGGTGGATGTGGAAATTATTGTTAATGGCGAATTGCAGGATTGGGACACCCCAAACAGGGGTTGTGGATTCATCGATACCGGGGTACCTCATTTAATCGTTCCTGTTAAGGATACTGCCATGGAGGATCTTGATCCCCTGGGAAGAAAGATGAACGCCCACCCAGCACACCCCCAGGGTACCAATGTCAATATTGTGGAGCAAGTGTCTGGATCCGTCAAGGTCAGAACCTGGGAGCGGGGTGTGAATATGGAAACCCTGGCCTGTGGGACCGGAGCTGCAGCGTCAGCGATATTCGCTCATGAGAAGTGGCAGCTTGAATGGCCCATCAAACTATCATTTCCCGGTGGAGAGCTGGAAGTAGATCATCGGGGAAATCAATATTGGTTAAAGGGACCTGCGCAGTTAGTTTTCAAAGGTCACTTTTCACTATCCAAGCTTCATCGTAAATAA
- a CDS encoding Ig-like domain-containing protein, with amino-acid sequence MRKLIFSAFIPVIVFGLMTCASERPITGGPEDKEGPLIIYSSPENETVNVDRNTEILIKFNEQMKKATFSSSLQIWPRPPGEYEIKSSWTWLKIKFSEPLDSNETYLLTLDKGVQDLRGNGLEATYVMAFSTGGDLNAGRLTGTISGSKDIKKNGDLLLYRKFDTDLSQLRQEKADYVFQPDETGHFELPYLAERSYMLFYHWDRNKNKLIDGDDYFGRPEVASVWARTDSILTQHKIWPQVVPLKRLKLLGVSQLADQFIQIRANRMVSAEALESVELVIDGLKIPILGTSKVEDDNFAMNLDIASPLKDTSRVWIHSFLDTSGYELNSDTLIFTSASKFDTLALGKIKVNWANQDNPGTSQAASKIKLNSNLPVLFKSDSAFSVVDAKRDSVTISGNLEKQHTMEWLFTTDTLLQGGKTYQWHIETRHLYAPLNGRDLDSLQSGKLKLVNQDSLGSLKVIQMGVHVLECRLTGKGIDRQFLLKPGEVSTLEGLPARSYALVAYVDENGDGRYQSGGMGPAARSEPFWFYPNEIKVRARWETDLGIWVLHE; translated from the coding sequence ATGCGTAAATTAATTTTCTCCGCGTTTATTCCAGTAATAGTTTTCGGGCTCATGACCTGTGCCAGCGAACGTCCCATAACTGGCGGCCCGGAAGATAAAGAGGGACCTCTCATCATTTATAGTTCTCCTGAGAATGAGACTGTCAATGTGGATCGCAATACGGAAATTCTGATTAAATTCAATGAGCAGATGAAAAAAGCGACATTTAGCTCATCTCTGCAAATCTGGCCACGACCACCTGGCGAATACGAGATAAAATCTAGTTGGACCTGGTTGAAAATAAAATTCAGTGAGCCCCTTGACTCCAATGAAACCTATCTCCTCACATTGGATAAGGGCGTTCAGGACCTGCGAGGTAATGGACTTGAAGCTACATATGTGATGGCCTTCAGTACAGGTGGAGACTTGAATGCTGGTCGTCTGACAGGGACAATTTCCGGATCAAAGGACATTAAAAAGAATGGTGATCTTCTTCTATATAGAAAGTTTGATACTGACCTCTCGCAATTGAGACAAGAAAAGGCTGATTATGTTTTTCAACCTGATGAAACTGGACATTTCGAGCTGCCTTATCTGGCTGAGCGTTCCTACATGCTTTTTTATCATTGGGACAGAAACAAAAATAAGCTGATTGATGGTGATGATTATTTTGGACGACCAGAAGTTGCTTCAGTGTGGGCGAGAACTGATAGTATCCTCACCCAACACAAAATTTGGCCACAGGTAGTCCCCTTGAAGCGTCTGAAATTACTTGGTGTGTCGCAGCTTGCTGATCAATTCATACAAATTAGAGCTAATAGGATGGTCTCAGCAGAAGCTTTGGAATCAGTGGAGCTAGTCATCGATGGGCTTAAGATACCCATACTAGGGACTTCAAAAGTTGAAGATGATAATTTTGCCATGAATCTGGATATCGCCAGTCCCTTAAAAGATACTTCACGGGTTTGGATTCACAGTTTTCTGGATACCAGTGGATACGAGTTGAATTCTGATACCTTGATATTCACCTCTGCATCAAAATTTGACACACTGGCTCTGGGAAAAATAAAAGTTAATTGGGCGAATCAAGACAATCCTGGAACATCTCAGGCAGCTTCAAAAATCAAATTGAATTCAAATCTGCCAGTCCTGTTTAAATCAGATAGCGCTTTTTCTGTGGTGGATGCAAAAAGGGACTCGGTGACCATCTCAGGTAACCTTGAAAAACAACATACCATGGAATGGCTTTTTACCACGGACACTCTGCTCCAGGGTGGCAAAACCTACCAGTGGCACATAGAAACTCGACATCTATACGCACCTCTGAATGGTCGTGACCTGGACAGCCTGCAGTCTGGAAAATTAAAACTCGTAAATCAGGATTCCCTGGGCAGCCTGAAGGTCATTCAAATGGGAGTACATGTATTGGAATGTCGCCTGACAGGAAAGGGGATTGACCGTCAATTTCTGCTAAAACCAGGCGAGGTGTCTACTTTGGAGGGGCTACCAGCACGATCCTATGCCCTGGTTGCCTATGTTGATGAAAACGGCGATGGTCGTTATCAGAGTGGTGGTATGGGACCAGCAGCAAGGTCTGAACCCTTCTGGTTTTATCCCAATGAGATAAAGGTGAGAGCCCGGTGGGAAACTGATCTGGGGATCTGGGTGTTGCATGAGTAA
- the sfsA gene encoding DNA/RNA nuclease SfsA — protein sequence MSLFTGLIEAEFVNRPNRFLSRVRIDGKVHNSHVPDPGRLKELLFPGARVLVEPKTGENRKTKFATVMVYSGDELISINSQLPNRFVRYCLDNSLISELQGWTVKKQEYTLGKSRFDFLLERDGNEKLLEVKSATLVEEGIARFPDAVTSRGRRHVLHLAHSITPKRSAAVLFIVQRSDAVSFEPHWGRDPEFAQALQDSVKDGVELMIYTTKLKPDSMTLRSSIPYTLEQKHA from the coding sequence ATGTCACTTTTTACCGGATTGATAGAAGCCGAGTTCGTAAATCGCCCCAATAGATTCCTCTCAAGAGTTAGAATTGACGGTAAAGTTCACAACTCCCATGTTCCAGATCCCGGGCGTCTCAAAGAATTACTATTCCCTGGAGCCCGAGTTTTGGTGGAACCCAAAACAGGGGAAAATAGAAAAACCAAATTCGCCACAGTCATGGTTTATTCCGGAGATGAACTCATTTCAATAAATTCTCAACTTCCCAATCGATTTGTACGTTACTGTCTGGATAATTCGCTGATTTCAGAACTTCAGGGTTGGACAGTAAAAAAGCAGGAATACACCTTAGGGAAATCACGATTTGACTTTTTGCTTGAGAGAGATGGCAATGAAAAATTGTTGGAAGTTAAATCAGCCACCCTGGTGGAGGAAGGAATAGCCAGATTCCCGGATGCGGTGACCTCCAGGGGGAGGCGTCATGTGCTGCATCTCGCCCATTCCATCACACCCAAGCGCTCTGCAGCCGTTCTGTTCATTGTTCAACGGTCAGATGCAGTATCCTTCGAACCGCATTGGGGGAGAGACCCTGAATTTGCACAGGCCTTGCAAGACTCAGTGAAAGATGGTGTAGAATTAATGATATATACGACAAAATTAAAACCCGATTCAATGACACTGAGATCCTCGATCCCCTATACCCTGGAGCAAAAACATGCGTAA
- the tgt gene encoding tRNA guanosine(34) transglycosylase Tgt yields MKIEGLITCPETKARAGQIHTDHGSINTPVFMPVGTAGSVKSLSPVDLIETGSQIILGNTYHLLLRPGMEVMQSAGGLHKFMSWYGPILTDSGGYQVFSLGQLNKITEEGVVFQSRLDGSKHKLSSEISMDIQRVLGSDIVMAFDECTSYPATIQQAKTSMQLTHRWEQRSLDYFRSTDPLYDHEQQLFGIVQGSVHPELRKESAKILVDMGFDGYAIGGLSVGEPKADMYAITDVVTDILPQDQPRYLMGVGKPEDLVEAVNLGVDMFDCVLPTRNARHGILFTWDGPVSVKAAREKDAHFPLDSECQCYCCQNFSRAYLRHLFKANELLVYRLASIHNIHFYHELMDGMRQSIIEGSFATFKQDFFARYNLKRAEKHN; encoded by the coding sequence ATGAAAATTGAAGGTTTAATCACTTGTCCGGAAACCAAAGCTCGGGCAGGGCAAATACATACTGATCATGGTTCTATAAATACCCCGGTGTTTATGCCCGTGGGCACTGCTGGTTCCGTAAAGTCACTTTCCCCTGTTGATCTTATAGAAACCGGATCACAAATAATCCTGGGGAATACGTATCATTTGTTACTGCGGCCTGGGATGGAGGTCATGCAATCAGCTGGTGGATTGCACAAGTTTATGAGCTGGTATGGTCCCATCCTCACTGATAGTGGGGGTTACCAGGTGTTTTCCCTGGGACAGCTCAATAAGATCACTGAAGAAGGGGTTGTCTTCCAATCCCGTCTGGATGGGTCCAAGCACAAGCTTAGCTCAGAAATCAGTATGGATATTCAACGGGTGCTGGGTTCGGATATCGTCATGGCATTTGACGAATGTACATCCTACCCGGCAACCATTCAGCAGGCAAAAACTTCCATGCAACTTACCCACAGATGGGAGCAGAGAAGCCTGGACTATTTTCGGTCTACTGATCCGCTTTATGACCATGAGCAACAGCTATTTGGGATTGTCCAGGGGAGTGTGCATCCTGAGCTCCGCAAGGAAAGTGCAAAAATACTGGTGGACATGGGATTTGATGGATATGCCATTGGTGGGTTGAGTGTCGGGGAGCCCAAGGCTGATATGTATGCCATCACTGATGTGGTAACTGACATCCTGCCCCAGGATCAACCGAGATATTTAATGGGAGTAGGCAAGCCTGAAGATCTGGTGGAAGCAGTGAATCTGGGGGTGGATATGTTTGATTGTGTACTCCCAACCAGAAACGCCCGCCACGGGATATTGTTTACCTGGGATGGACCTGTCTCTGTAAAAGCGGCTCGAGAAAAAGATGCTCACTTTCCCTTGGATTCAGAGTGCCAGTGCTATTGCTGCCAGAACTTCAGCCGGGCATATCTACGACATTTGTTTAAAGCAAATGAACTCCTGGTTTACCGTCTTGCCAGTATTCATAATATTCATTTCTATCATGAATTGATGGATGGGATGCGCCAATCCATCATTGAGGGTAGCTTTGCAACTTTTAAGCAGGACTTTTTCGCCAGATACAATTTGAAGCGTGCGGAGAAGCATAATTAG